Proteins encoded together in one Larus michahellis chromosome 4, bLarMic1.1, whole genome shotgun sequence window:
- the EAPP gene encoding E2F-associated phosphoprotein, which produces MSRLREEDDPYVVEEPSDEERALSSSEDEVEVLLHGTPDQKRKLIRECLTGESESSSDDEFQKEMEAELNTTMRTMEGKWKSPEMGTSSGTGQTGPAATSKYYDDIYFDSDSEDEDKTVTQDIRKKRKHQQRQILSNDELLYDPEEDNRDQEWVDSQRRGYRNQRRVPKQQQRTKPSAVPNSDAVLNCPACMTTLCLDCQRHESYKTQYRAMFVMNCVVNKEEILKYRKKVKKRSKKMKHSQETASIQSNEEEEELYHPVLCTECSTEVAVMDKDEVFHFFNVLASHS; this is translated from the exons ATGAGCCGCCTGCGTGAGGAGGACGACCCGTACGTGGTGGAGGAGCCCAGCGATGAGGAGCGAGCGCTCAGCAG CTCAGAAGATGAGGTGGAGGTGCTCTTGCACGGCACTCCTGACCAGAAGCGGAAGCTGATACGGGAGTGCCTGACTGGGGAGAGTGAGTCTTCCAGTGACGATGAGTTCCAAAAGGAGATGGAAGCGGAGCTGAACACCACCATGAGGACTATGGAAGGCAAATGGAAATCACCAGAAATGG GTACTTCTTCAGGTACTGGGCAGACTGGACCTGCTGCCACTTCAAAATACTATGATGACATTTACTTTGATTCTGATTCAGAGGATGAAGATAAAACAG TTACACAGGACATccggaaaaagagaaaacatcagcAACGTCAGATTCTTTCCAATGATGAACTGCTGTATGACCCAGAAGAAGACAATAGAGACCAAGAGTGGGTGGACTCACAGAGAAGGGG GTACCGTAATCAAAGAAGAGTTCCAAAGCAACAGCAGCGGACAAAGCCTTCAGCTGTTCCAAACAGCGATGCTGTTTTGAATTGCCCTGCTTGCATGACAACGTTATGCCTGGACTGCCAGAG ACACGAATCTTACAAAACACAATATAGAGCAATGTTTGTGATGAACTGCGTTGTTAACAAAGAGGaaattctgaaatacagaaagaaggtaaagaaaagaagtaagaaaatgaaGCACAGCCAAGAAACTGCCTCTATACAATcaaatgaagaagaggaggaactgTATCATCCAGTATTATGTACTGAATGCTCAACTGAAGTGGCAGTAATGGATAAAGATGAGGTTTTTCACTTCTTCAATGTTCTAGCCAGCCATTCCTAA
- the SPTSSA gene encoding serine palmitoyltransferase small subunit A has product MALGSAWKRMSWLYYQYLLVTALYMLEPWERTVFNSMLVSIVGMALYTGYVFMPQHIMAILHYFEIVQ; this is encoded by the exons ATGGCGCTGGGCTCGGCCTGGAAGCGGATGTCGTGGCTGTACTACCAGTACCTGCTGGTCACCGCGCTCTACATGCTGGAGCCCTGGGAGCGCACTGTCTTCA ATTCCATGCTAGTTTCCATTGTCGGAATGGCACTCTACACGGGCTACGTGTTCATGCCTCAGCACATCATGGCAATATTGCACTACTTTGAAATTGTGCAGTGA